A region of Pseudomonas marginalis DNA encodes the following proteins:
- a CDS encoding thioesterase II family protein: MTTPTRLRLFCLPYSGASAMVYARWRRTLPEWLQVCPLELPGRGMRMDEPLQRDIKALAAQLAEEISRDLSGPYALFGHSLGGLLAFELAHALNARNVPAPLALFASGTAGPARRDVSEYAIEKTDAQLIARLRELQGTAEEALANPELMQLMLPILRADFLLCGSFTYGERKPLDLPIHVFGGKQDSVRADQLLDWQLDAASGFSLDMFDGHHFFLIQHESAVLRCVRRYADEHLARWRIGAARQLAAG, from the coding sequence ATGACTACGCCGACTCGACTGCGCCTGTTCTGCCTGCCCTATTCGGGCGCCAGCGCCATGGTTTACGCACGTTGGCGCCGCACGTTGCCGGAGTGGTTGCAGGTGTGTCCGCTGGAACTGCCTGGGCGGGGCATGCGCATGGACGAGCCCCTGCAGCGCGATATCAAGGCCTTGGCGGCGCAGCTCGCGGAGGAAATCAGTCGCGACTTGAGCGGCCCTTACGCGTTGTTCGGCCATAGTCTCGGCGGCCTGCTGGCCTTTGAATTGGCCCACGCGTTAAACGCACGAAATGTCCCTGCGCCGCTGGCGCTGTTCGCCTCCGGCACGGCCGGTCCGGCTCGCCGCGATGTCAGCGAATACGCCATCGAAAAGACCGACGCGCAACTGATCGCCCGCCTGCGCGAACTGCAAGGCACCGCCGAAGAAGCCCTGGCCAATCCCGAGCTGATGCAGTTGATGCTGCCGATCCTGCGTGCCGACTTCCTGCTGTGCGGCAGCTTCACCTACGGCGAGCGCAAGCCGCTGGACCTGCCGATCCATGTGTTCGGCGGCAAGCAGGACAGCGTGCGCGCCGACCAGTTGCTCGACTGGCAGCTCGATGCCGCCAGCGGTTTTTCCCTGGACATGTTCGACGGCCACCACTTCTTCCTTATCCAGCACGAAAGCGCCGTATTGCGCTGCGTGCGGCGCTATGCCGACGAACACCTGGCCCGCTGGCGCATTGGCGCGGCGCGGCAACTGGCCGCCGGCTGA